The following proteins come from a genomic window of Miscanthus floridulus cultivar M001 chromosome 2, ASM1932011v1, whole genome shotgun sequence:
- the LOC136535989 gene encoding phospholipase A1-II 6-like has product MAAASRPACAALATLNTFNIAANSHNVAAVTAFALASPCVGGSGFKKWFDVSSSFGSFTSATPATSACSLRLRPTRGSRPTWRPEREQTWHYLEVYLHSIADTQGAGRGFELAVAWDVALVTKVYDALLASWMDCEEEENGE; this is encoded by the exons ATGGCGGCGGCGTCTAGGCCCG CCTGCGCAGCGCTCGCCACGCTGAACACGTTCAACATCGCTGCCAACAGCCACAACGTGGCGGCGGTGACCGCGTTCGCGTTAGCTAGCCCGTGCGTCGGCGGCTCGGGCTTCAAGAAGTGGTTCGACGTATCCTCGAGTTTTGGCTCCTTCACGTCCGCAACGCCTGCGACGTCGGCGTGCAGCTTGCGATTGCGACCGACACGGGGAAGTCGCCCTACCTGGAGACCTGAGCGGGAACAGACTTGGCACTACCTCGAGGTGTACCTGCACAGCATCGCGGACACGCAGGGAGCGGGTAGAGGCTTTGAGCTCGCCGTGGCGTGGGACGTGGCGCTGGTGACCAAGGTGTACGACGCGCTGCTAGCAAGCTGGATGGATTGCGAGGAGGAAGAGAACGGTGAGTAG